One genomic segment of Bacteroides caccae includes these proteins:
- a CDS encoding GlsB/YeaQ/YmgE family stress response membrane protein: MSVIWYIIIGIVAGFLAGKIMRGGGFGLLINLVVGIIGGLLGGWVFGLLGIAAGGILGSLITSVVGAVLLLWILSLFRKHPRSEEL, translated from the coding sequence ATGAGTGTAATTTGGTACATTATCATTGGAATTGTTGCCGGTTTTTTGGCCGGTAAGATTATGAGAGGAGGAGGCTTCGGTCTTTTGATTAATCTGGTTGTTGGGATTATCGGTGGCCTTTTAGGCGGCTGGGTATTCGGTTTACTAGGTATCGCTGCCGGCGGTATTCTGGGTAGTCTTATAACTTCGGTTGTGGGTGCTGTGTTGCTATTATGGATTTTGTCCTTGTTTAGAAAACACCCTAGAAGCGAAGAACTCTGA
- a CDS encoding manganese catalase family protein has protein sequence MFYHVKDLQFNARVSRPDPRFARILLEAFGGANGELTSALQYFVQAFSCHNPFPDKYDMLMDIATEELAHLEIVGATIQMLLGPVNGEMKDAAETMEIRKLMDGKSAKEEFIQQAFTNPQCVVVAPGSPMLTDSNGNPWCGSYVSANAELTVDLQSNMANECRAKIGYENLLKFTEDPSVRETLIFLMTREVTHFQQFEAALNTIQPNFPPAVLQTSPKYSNLYFNLSKGEEFRGPWNEGQSSRLKEEWQYIDNSLEEVRKTNGLVDRKPEGTERTEKQVAQMDKQLSDERSNEVLSATPEKELMWCDYQKSEKSSKK, from the coding sequence ATGTTTTATCATGTAAAAGATTTGCAATTCAATGCCCGCGTCTCCAGACCGGATCCGCGTTTCGCACGCATATTGCTTGAGGCATTTGGCGGTGCTAATGGAGAATTGACTTCAGCCCTGCAATATTTTGTACAGGCTTTCAGTTGTCATAACCCGTTCCCGGATAAGTATGACATGCTGATGGACATCGCTACGGAAGAACTGGCGCATCTCGAAATCGTAGGAGCTACTATACAGATGCTTCTCGGCCCGGTAAACGGTGAGATGAAAGATGCTGCGGAGACAATGGAAATTCGCAAGCTGATGGATGGCAAGTCCGCTAAAGAAGAATTTATCCAGCAAGCGTTTACAAATCCGCAGTGTGTGGTGGTTGCCCCAGGTAGTCCGATGTTGACAGACAGCAATGGAAATCCATGGTGCGGAAGTTATGTATCTGCCAATGCGGAACTAACGGTAGACCTTCAGTCCAATATGGCGAACGAATGTCGCGCCAAGATTGGTTATGAAAATCTGCTGAAGTTTACTGAAGATCCGTCAGTAAGAGAAACTCTTATTTTCCTGATGACTCGTGAAGTTACGCACTTCCAGCAGTTTGAGGCAGCTCTGAATACCATTCAACCGAACTTCCCACCCGCAGTGTTGCAAACTTCACCGAAATATAGCAACCTTTACTTTAATCTGTCAAAAGGCGAAGAATTCCGTGGTCCATGGAATGAAGGCCAGAGCTCACGATTGAAAGAAGAGTGGCAGTATATCGACAATTCGTTGGAAGAAGTGAGAAAGACAAACGGACTGGTGGACAGAAAACCTGAAGGGACGGAACGTACTGAAAAACAGGTCGCCCAAATGGACAAACAGTTGTCTGACGAACGCAGCAATGAAGTGCTCTCTGCAACTCCTGAAAAGGAGCTGATGTGGTGTGATTATCAGAAATCAGAAAAAAGCAGCAAAAAATAA
- a CDS encoding OmpA family protein — MKKSIILLACVLGAFSAKAQTVIESTKFTDNWSVGINAGAVTPLTHSAFFKSMRSAFGVGFSKQLTPNFGLGFQGMGYVNTTQSKTAFDASDVSLLGKVNLMNLFGTYLGTPRVFEIEAVAGVGWLHYYASGDGDENSWSTRFGMNFNFNMGESKAWTIGIRPAIVYDMQGDYNQAKSRFNANNATFEITAGLTYHFATSNGTHYFNKVRVYNQAEIDELNSSINALRGQVNTRDNELNTANQRINGLQQELNDCRTKIVPVETVVKTARIPESIITFRQGRSSVDASQLPNVERVASYMNKHPETKVIIKGYASPEGSVEVNARIAAARAEAVKTILVKKYRIAADRVTAEGQGVGDMFTEPDWNRVSICTIEE; from the coding sequence ATGAAAAAGTCTATTATTTTATTAGCTTGTGTATTGGGCGCATTTTCAGCGAAGGCCCAAACAGTTATTGAAAGTACTAAATTTACGGATAATTGGTCGGTGGGAATCAATGCCGGTGCAGTGACTCCGCTTACTCATAGTGCTTTCTTTAAAAGTATGCGTTCCGCTTTTGGAGTAGGATTCTCGAAACAGTTGACTCCTAATTTCGGCTTGGGATTCCAGGGAATGGGGTATGTGAATACAACCCAAAGTAAAACTGCTTTTGATGCTTCTGATGTAAGTCTATTGGGTAAGGTGAATCTGATGAATCTTTTCGGCACTTATCTCGGTACTCCGCGTGTATTCGAAATTGAAGCAGTGGCGGGTGTGGGGTGGCTACATTATTATGCGAGTGGCGACGGTGACGAAAACTCATGGTCTACCCGTTTCGGAATGAACTTTAATTTCAATATGGGCGAATCCAAAGCATGGACGATTGGTATCAGGCCTGCTATCGTGTATGATATGCAGGGGGATTATAATCAGGCAAAAAGCCGTTTCAATGCCAACAATGCTACTTTTGAAATCACTGCGGGATTGACCTATCACTTTGCAACGAGCAATGGAACTCATTACTTTAATAAAGTGAGAGTCTACAACCAAGCTGAAATTGATGAATTGAATTCTTCCATAAATGCGCTTCGCGGACAAGTGAATACCAGAGATAACGAGTTGAATACTGCTAATCAAAGAATCAACGGACTGCAACAGGAACTGAATGACTGTCGCACAAAGATAGTTCCGGTAGAAACAGTAGTCAAGACAGCCCGTATTCCGGAATCAATCATTACTTTCAGACAAGGTAGGTCATCCGTTGACGCTTCACAACTTCCGAATGTGGAACGTGTAGCTTCTTATATGAATAAACATCCGGAAACGAAAGTTATTATAAAAGGATATGCTTCTCCGGAAGGTAGTGTTGAAGTGAACGCCAGAATTGCTGCCGCACGTGCAGAGGCTGTAAAGACAATTCTGGTTAAGAAGTACAGGATTGCAGCAGACCGCGTTACTGCCGAAGGGCAGGGAGTGGGCGATATGTTTACCGAACCGGACTGGAATCGTGTAAGTATCTGTACTATTGAAGAATAA
- a CDS encoding MalY/PatB family protein, translated as MKYNFDEIIPRRGTNSYKWDSAGDADILPMWVADMDFRTAPPVVEALRKRAEHGIFGYVRVPDAYYAAVTNWFARRHDWQIEKEWIIYTTGVVPALSAVIKALTIPGDKVMVQTPVYNCFFSSIRNNGCGMIANPLIYRNGTYQIDFADLEQKAADPSVKVLLLCNPHNPAGRVWTKQELTRIGDICIRNNVWVIADEIHCELVFPGHTYIPFASISQEFLMHSVTCTSPSKAFNLAGLQIANIISADTDIRIKIDKAINVNEVCDVNPFGVEALMAAYNDSEEWLEELKQYLFANYNYLRAYFAECLPKFPVSMLEGTYLVWVDCSVLNQSSDKIVKTLLEKEKLWVNEGGLYGEAGEGFIRINIACPRQQLIEGLNRLRRALK; from the coding sequence ATGAAGTACAACTTCGATGAAATAATTCCACGCCGAGGTACGAACTCCTATAAATGGGATTCTGCCGGAGATGCAGATATATTGCCGATGTGGGTAGCCGATATGGATTTCCGTACGGCTCCCCCTGTTGTGGAAGCGTTGAGGAAACGGGCGGAGCATGGTATCTTCGGATATGTCCGTGTACCGGATGCATACTACGCGGCGGTGACAAACTGGTTTGCAAGGCGACATGACTGGCAGATAGAAAAAGAATGGATTATTTATACCACGGGAGTAGTACCGGCATTGTCTGCTGTCATTAAGGCACTGACAATCCCCGGAGATAAAGTAATGGTGCAGACCCCCGTATATAACTGCTTTTTCTCCTCTATCCGCAATAACGGATGCGGAATGATTGCCAATCCGCTGATTTATAGAAATGGAACCTATCAGATAGATTTTGCGGATTTGGAACAAAAAGCTGCCGACCCAAGCGTAAAGGTTCTATTGTTATGCAATCCGCATAATCCTGCCGGAAGGGTATGGACAAAACAGGAACTTACCCGTATCGGTGACATCTGTATCCGAAATAATGTGTGGGTAATAGCAGATGAAATCCACTGCGAACTTGTCTTTCCGGGACACACCTATATCCCCTTTGCTTCTATCTCACAAGAATTCTTGATGCATTCCGTCACTTGCACCTCGCCCAGTAAAGCCTTTAACCTGGCAGGGCTTCAGATTGCCAATATCATTTCCGCTGATACGGATATACGGATAAAAATAGATAAAGCAATCAATGTCAATGAGGTTTGTGATGTGAACCCATTCGGGGTGGAAGCGTTAATGGCAGCCTATAACGACAGTGAGGAATGGTTGGAAGAGCTGAAACAATACTTGTTCGCCAATTACAATTATTTGAGGGCATACTTCGCAGAATGTCTTCCTAAATTTCCAGTGTCGATGTTGGAAGGCACTTATCTGGTTTGGGTGGACTGTTCAGTACTGAATCAGTCATCGGATAAGATAGTGAAAACCTTGTTGGAGAAAGAAAAACTTTGGGTGAACGAGGGCGGCTTGTACGGGGAGGCTGGTGAAGGATTTATCCGCATCAACATCGCTTGTCCGCGACAGCAGTTGATAGAAGGATTAAACAGATTGAGACGGGCCTTGAAATAA
- a CDS encoding DUF3737 family protein → MEQIRNQEYGGERPLFATHDLQLEDVTIHAGESALKECSNIIAINCRFEGKYPFWHTNGFIVKNCLFTEGARAALWYSQSLQMADTLVEAPKMFREMDGIKLENVQLPNALETFWFCRNIDLKNVQIDKADYLFIHSDNINIQHYAQNGNYSFQYCKNVEIRNAVINSKDAFWNTENVTVYDSELNGEYLGWHSKNLRLVNCRISGTQPLCYAHDLVMENCTMADDADLAFEHSSVKATIKSPVHSVKNPRTGSIIAESFGTIILDENLKVPGNCELKLWDELTCFD, encoded by the coding sequence ATGGAACAAATAAGAAATCAAGAATACGGAGGCGAACGTCCTCTGTTCGCAACCCACGACCTTCAACTGGAAGATGTGACGATTCACGCTGGTGAATCCGCACTGAAAGAATGTAGTAACATCATAGCAATCAACTGTCGCTTTGAAGGAAAATATCCCTTTTGGCATACCAATGGATTTATAGTGAAGAACTGTCTCTTTACAGAAGGCGCCCGTGCCGCGCTGTGGTATTCCCAAAGTCTGCAAATGGCAGATACCTTGGTAGAAGCCCCGAAGATGTTTCGCGAAATGGACGGGATAAAACTCGAAAATGTACAGTTGCCCAACGCTTTGGAAACATTTTGGTTTTGTCGTAATATAGACTTGAAGAACGTGCAGATAGACAAGGCGGATTATCTTTTTATACATAGCGATAATATCAATATCCAGCACTACGCTCAAAACGGAAACTATTCATTCCAGTACTGTAAGAACGTGGAAATCCGTAATGCGGTTATCAACTCCAAAGATGCATTCTGGAATACGGAGAATGTAACTGTCTATGATTCCGAACTGAATGGAGAATATCTAGGCTGGCATTCTAAAAACTTGCGTCTGGTGAATTGCAGGATTTCGGGCACACAGCCACTTTGCTATGCGCATGACCTGGTCATGGAAAATTGTACAATGGCCGATGACGCTGATCTCGCTTTTGAACACAGTAGTGTGAAAGCAACGATTAAGAGTCCGGTTCACAGCGTGAAGAATCCCCGTACGGGAAGCATTATTGCCGAAAGTTTCGGGACAATCATCCTGGACGAGAATCTCAAAGTACCAGGAAATTGTGAATTGAAACTTTGGGACGAACTGACTTGTTTTGATTGA
- a CDS encoding alpha/beta hydrolase: MKRILLLTAVFIMMLGTNFSSAQTDADNFYKSDLVSVEKVSFSNQYKMKVAGNLFLPKNMKEGDRYPAIIVGHPMGAVKEQSANLYATKMAERGFVTLSIDLSFWGGSEGEPRNAVLPEVYAEDFSAAVDFLGTRPFVDRNLIGVIGICGSGSFAISAAKIDPRLKAIATISMYNMGTASRNGLKHSLTLEQRKQIMAEAAEQRYVEFLGGETKYTGGTVHELTEKSGPIEREFYEFYRTQRGEFTPEGATPLTTTHPTLSSNVKFMNFYPFADIETISPRPMLFITGENAHSREFSEDAYRLAAEPKELYIVPGAGHVDLYDRVSLIPFSKLESFFKEYLKK, translated from the coding sequence ATGAAACGGATTTTATTATTAACAGCTGTATTTATTATGATGCTCGGAACTAATTTTTCTTCTGCACAGACAGATGCAGATAACTTTTATAAAAGTGATTTGGTAAGTGTGGAGAAAGTTTCTTTTTCCAACCAGTATAAAATGAAGGTAGCCGGAAATCTGTTTCTGCCTAAGAACATGAAAGAAGGAGACAGATACCCTGCAATCATTGTCGGACACCCTATGGGAGCAGTCAAGGAACAGAGTGCGAACCTTTACGCAACTAAAATGGCGGAGCGGGGTTTTGTCACACTCTCCATAGACCTTTCTTTTTGGGGTGGGAGCGAAGGTGAGCCGCGTAATGCCGTTCTGCCGGAAGTTTATGCGGAAGACTTTAGCGCTGCGGTAGATTTTCTCGGTACACGTCCGTTTGTCGACCGGAATCTAATTGGTGTAATCGGTATTTGCGGCAGTGGAAGTTTCGCTATCAGTGCGGCAAAAATAGACCCTCGTCTCAAAGCCATTGCAACAATCAGCATGTATAATATGGGTACTGCCAGCCGTAACGGATTGAAGCACTCATTGACTCTGGAGCAGAGAAAACAAATTATGGCGGAAGCGGCAGAGCAGCGTTATGTTGAATTCCTAGGTGGAGAAACAAAATATACAGGTGGTACAGTGCACGAACTGACAGAAAAATCCGGCCCGATAGAACGTGAATTTTATGAATTCTACCGTACACAAAGAGGAGAATTCACACCAGAAGGAGCAACTCCTTTGACAACAACTCATCCAACCCTTTCAAGTAACGTGAAATTTATGAATTTCTATCCTTTCGCAGATATTGAAACGATTTCGCCCCGTCCCATGCTTTTCATTACCGGAGAAAATGCCCATTCGCGTGAATTCAGTGAGGATGCCTATCGACTGGCTGCCGAGCCTAAAGAACTGTATATAGTGCCCGGTGCAGGACACGTAGACCTTTACGACCGTGTAAGCCTTATACCATTCAGCAAACTGGAATCTTTCTTCAAGGAGTATCTGAAGAAATAA
- a CDS encoding 1-deoxy-D-xylulose-5-phosphate synthase — protein MYLENIYSPADVKKLSFQELNDLSNEIRASLLQKLSEHGGHFGPNFGMVEATIALHYVFNSPEDKIVFDVSHQSYVHKMLTGRKDAFLYPAEYDNVSGYSEPHESKHDFFVIGHTSTSVSLASGLAKGRDLTGGNENIIAVIGDGSLSGGEAFEGLDYVAELGTNMIIIVNDNQMSIAENHGGLYKNLKDLRDSNGQCECNFFKAMGLDYMYVNDGNNVEALVEAFSKVKDIQHPIVVHINTLKGKGYERAELDKETYHWRTPFNIETGESKFGETAEDYSEVTAQYLLKKMKEDKRVVTITSGTPAVLGFTPDRRQEAGKQFVDVGIAEEHAVALASGIAANGGKPVYGVYSTFIQRSYDQLSQDLCINNNPAVLLVFWGTLSGMNDVTHLCFFDIPLISNIPNMVYLAPTCKEEYLAMLEWGIRQNEHPVAIRVPATDVISCGESVESDYSVLNRYKVAHRGSKVAILALGSFFGLGQSVLSLLKEKAGIDATLINPRYITGIDNELMEELKADHQLVITLEDGVLDGGFGEKIARYYGTSDMKVLNYGAKKEFVDRYDIQELLRANHLTDELIVEDIRKIIG, from the coding sequence ATGTATTTAGAAAATATTTACTCTCCGGCAGACGTAAAGAAGTTATCGTTTCAAGAACTCAACGATTTAAGTAATGAAATCCGTGCATCACTCCTGCAAAAGTTGAGTGAACACGGCGGGCATTTCGGACCTAATTTTGGAATGGTGGAAGCGACTATCGCTTTACATTATGTATTCAATTCACCGGAAGATAAGATTGTTTTTGATGTATCGCATCAGAGTTATGTGCATAAGATGCTGACCGGACGGAAAGATGCTTTCCTCTATCCGGCAGAGTATGACAACGTATCCGGTTATTCCGAGCCACATGAAAGTAAGCATGATTTTTTTGTTATCGGTCACACTTCCACTTCCGTCAGCCTGGCTAGCGGATTGGCGAAAGGACGCGACCTGACCGGCGGTAATGAGAATATCATAGCCGTGATAGGCGACGGATCTTTAAGTGGCGGCGAAGCATTCGAAGGATTGGACTATGTGGCGGAGCTTGGTACAAACATGATTATTATTGTCAACGACAATCAAATGTCTATTGCCGAGAATCACGGTGGTCTTTACAAGAACCTGAAAGATTTGCGTGACAGCAACGGTCAGTGCGAATGTAATTTCTTCAAGGCTATGGGATTGGATTATATGTACGTGAACGACGGCAATAATGTGGAAGCATTGGTTGAGGCTTTCTCTAAAGTGAAAGATATTCAGCATCCGATAGTAGTACATATTAATACCCTGAAAGGCAAAGGGTATGAACGCGCAGAACTGGACAAAGAGACTTACCATTGGCGTACTCCGTTCAATATAGAAACCGGAGAATCCAAGTTTGGCGAAACTGCGGAAGATTATAGCGAAGTAACCGCTCAATATCTGCTGAAAAAAATGAAAGAAGACAAGCGGGTGGTAACAATTACTTCGGGTACTCCTGCCGTTCTCGGGTTTACTCCCGACCGTCGTCAGGAAGCCGGCAAGCAGTTTGTTGATGTCGGTATTGCCGAAGAACATGCAGTGGCACTTGCTTCCGGTATTGCCGCTAATGGGGGAAAGCCTGTTTATGGGGTATATAGCACATTTATCCAACGATCTTACGACCAGCTATCGCAAGACCTCTGCATCAATAATAATCCGGCAGTCCTCTTGGTATTTTGGGGAACATTATCCGGTATGAATGATGTAACTCATCTCTGTTTCTTCGATATTCCGCTTATCAGTAATATTCCGAATATGGTCTATTTAGCGCCAACCTGTAAAGAGGAATATCTTGCCATGCTGGAATGGGGTATCCGTCAGAATGAACACCCGGTGGCTATCCGTGTGCCCGCAACAGATGTGATTAGCTGTGGCGAGTCTGTGGAATCCGATTACAGCGTTCTCAATCGTTATAAAGTCGCTCATCGCGGTTCGAAAGTAGCTATCCTTGCGTTAGGTTCGTTCTTCGGATTAGGACAGTCGGTGCTGTCATTGCTGAAAGAAAAGGCAGGTATTGATGCAACGCTTATCAATCCCCGATATATCACCGGCATTGACAATGAGCTAATGGAAGAGCTGAAAGCCGACCACCAACTAGTGATTACATTGGAAGACGGTGTGTTGGACGGTGGTTTCGGTGAAAAGATTGCCCGTTATTACGGTACCAGTGATATGAAAGTCCTTAATTATGGAGCGAAGAAAGAATTCGTAGACCGGTACGACATACAAGAGTTACTTCGTGCCAATCATCTGACAGATGAACTGATTGTAGAAGATATAAGAAAGATTATCGGTTAA
- a CDS encoding S41 family peptidase, translated as MKKLITSLALALTALSSYAITPLWMRDARISPNGTEIVFCYKGDIYKVPAQGGTAVQLTTQASYEANPVWSPDGKQIAFASDRNGNFDLFIMPADGGTAQRLTYHSASEIPSAFTPDGKFVLFSASIQDPAGSALFPTGAMTELYKVPAGGGRTEQVLATPAEWVCFDKSGKNFLYQDRKGFEDEWRKHHTSSITRDIWLYNTQSGKHTNLTNREGEDRNPVYAPDGNSVYFLSERNGGSFNVYNFSLNTSQTSNVPQEVKTITTFRTHPVRFLSISDKGTLCYTYDGELYTQEANARPKKVNVELVRDDEKEIASLKFSQGATSASVSPDGKQVAFIVRGDVFVTSTDYTTTKQITNTPGKEAAVSFAPDNRTLVYASERTGNWQLYTAKIARKEEANFPNATLIEEEVLLPSKTVERAYPQYSPDGKELAFIEDRNRLMVLDLKTKKVRQVTDGSTWYNTGGGFDYEWSPDGKWFTLEFIGNRHDPYSDIGIVSAQGGTITNLTNSGYISGSPRWVLDGNAILFQTERYGMRAHASWGSQQDVMLVFLNQDAYDRYRLSKEDFELLKELEKEQKKAKDGDKKKDVNKSKKDEADEDKSSEDKADKKDIVVELNGIEDRIVRLTPNSSDLGSAILSKDGENLYYFSAFEGGYDLWKMNLREKDTKRLHKLNTGWASLMLDKKGDIFLLGSRMMQKMDAKSDALKSISYQAEMKMDLAAEREAMFDHVYKQHQKRFYNLTMHGVDWDAMTAAYRKFLPHIDNNYDFAELLSEWLGELNVSHTGGRYSPRGGGDVTSNLGLLFDWNYQEKGMKIAEVIEKGPFDHSRTKVKAGCIIEKINGEELAPDKDITALLNNKAGKKTLVSLYNPQNKERWEEVVMPITSGRLNGLLYKRWVKQRAADVEKWSNGRLGYVHIQSMGDGSFRTVYSDILGKYNNCDGIVIDTRFNGGGRLHEDIEILFSGQKYFTQVVRGREACDMPSRRWNKPSIMLQCEANYSNAHGTPWVYKHQKIGKLVGMPVPGTMTSVSWETLQDPSLVFGIPIIGYRLPDGSYLENSQLEPDIKVANSPETVVKGEDMQLKTAVDELLKEIDSQNR; from the coding sequence TTATCATTCCGCTTCGGAGATTCCTTCGGCTTTTACTCCGGACGGAAAGTTTGTACTTTTCTCCGCATCTATTCAAGACCCCGCAGGTAGCGCTTTGTTTCCTACCGGAGCAATGACGGAATTGTATAAAGTACCTGCTGGCGGAGGACGTACCGAGCAAGTACTCGCTACTCCTGCCGAATGGGTTTGCTTTGATAAATCGGGGAAAAACTTTCTTTATCAAGACCGTAAAGGCTTCGAAGATGAATGGAGAAAACACCATACTTCTTCTATAACCAGAGATATTTGGCTGTATAACACACAATCGGGAAAACATACCAATCTAACGAACCGGGAAGGGGAAGACCGCAATCCGGTGTATGCGCCCGACGGCAATTCTGTCTATTTTCTTAGCGAGCGCAACGGCGGCTCATTCAATGTTTATAACTTTTCACTGAATACTTCGCAAACGTCGAATGTGCCTCAAGAGGTAAAAACGATAACTACATTCCGTACGCATCCGGTACGTTTCTTGTCAATCAGTGATAAAGGTACATTGTGTTATACCTATGACGGAGAGCTTTATACACAGGAAGCCAATGCCCGTCCGAAGAAAGTAAACGTCGAACTTGTCCGGGATGATGAAAAGGAGATTGCTTCCCTCAAATTTTCTCAGGGCGCTACTTCCGCTTCCGTATCTCCGGACGGCAAACAGGTTGCTTTCATTGTGCGTGGTGATGTCTTTGTCACTTCGACGGATTACACTACAACAAAGCAAATCACGAATACTCCGGGAAAAGAAGCCGCTGTGTCCTTTGCCCCGGATAACCGGACGCTGGTCTATGCCAGTGAAAGGACGGGTAACTGGCAACTTTACACCGCCAAAATAGCCCGTAAGGAAGAAGCCAATTTCCCTAATGCAACTCTTATCGAGGAAGAAGTCTTGCTTCCTTCAAAAACAGTGGAACGTGCTTATCCGCAATATTCTCCGGACGGTAAGGAGCTGGCTTTTATCGAAGACCGTAACCGCTTAATGGTACTTGACTTAAAGACGAAGAAAGTTCGTCAAGTGACGGACGGTTCTACATGGTATAATACCGGAGGCGGATTCGACTATGAATGGTCGCCGGACGGCAAATGGTTTACTCTTGAATTTATTGGCAATCGCCATGATCCTTATTCGGATATAGGTATTGTCAGCGCACAAGGCGGTACTATTACCAACTTGACTAACAGCGGATATATTAGCGGTTCTCCGCGTTGGGTACTGGACGGAAACGCTATTCTTTTCCAAACTGAACGTTACGGTATGCGTGCGCATGCTTCTTGGGGTTCACAACAGGATGTGATGCTGGTATTCTTGAATCAGGATGCTTATGACCGCTATCGCTTAAGTAAGGAAGACTTCGAACTGCTTAAAGAATTAGAAAAGGAACAGAAGAAAGCGAAAGACGGTGACAAGAAGAAAGATGTAAATAAGTCCAAAAAGGATGAAGCTGATGAGGACAAGTCATCCGAAGATAAAGCAGACAAGAAAGATATAGTAGTAGAGCTTAACGGCATTGAAGACCGTATCGTCCGTCTGACTCCCAACTCTTCCGATTTAGGCAGTGCCATACTCTCAAAAGACGGAGAGAATCTTTATTACTTCTCAGCTTTCGAAGGCGGCTATGACCTTTGGAAAATGAATCTTCGTGAAAAAGACACAAAACGTTTGCACAAACTCAATACCGGTTGGGCATCATTGATGTTGGATAAGAAAGGGGACATTTTCTTGTTGGGAAGCCGGATGATGCAGAAAATGGATGCGAAGTCGGATGCATTGAAATCAATCAGTTATCAGGCTGAAATGAAAATGGACTTGGCTGCCGAGCGTGAAGCAATGTTCGACCATGTGTACAAGCAACATCAAAAACGCTTCTACAATCTTACTATGCATGGGGTCGATTGGGATGCTATGACGGCTGCTTACCGCAAGTTCCTGCCTCATATTGACAACAACTACGACTTTGCGGAATTATTGAGCGAATGGTTGGGCGAACTGAATGTTTCGCATACAGGAGGACGTTATTCTCCGAGAGGCGGGGGAGATGTAACTTCTAATCTGGGCTTGTTGTTCGATTGGAATTACCAGGAAAAAGGAATGAAAATCGCTGAGGTAATCGAGAAAGGCCCGTTCGACCATTCCCGTACAAAAGTAAAAGCAGGCTGCATTATTGAAAAGATTAACGGTGAGGAACTGGCTCCGGATAAGGATATTACTGCTTTACTGAATAATAAAGCCGGAAAGAAAACCCTGGTTTCGTTGTATAATCCGCAGAATAAGGAGCGTTGGGAAGAAGTGGTAATGCCTATCACTAGCGGAAGACTCAACGGTTTGTTATATAAACGTTGGGTAAAACAACGTGCTGCCGATGTTGAGAAATGGTCGAACGGCCGGTTGGGGTATGTACATATCCAGTCCATGGGCGACGGAAGTTTCCGTACTGTTTACTCGGATATTTTGGGTAAATATAACAACTGTGACGGAATTGTGATTGATACCCGTTTCAATGGCGGCGGTCGTCTGCACGAAGATATCGAGATACTTTTCAGCGGTCAGAAATACTTTACGCAGGTAGTACGCGGACGCGAAGCCTGTGATATGCCGAGCCGTCGCTGGAATAAACCTTCTATCATGTTGCAGTGTGAAGCTAACTATTCCAATGCGCACGGTACGCCTTGGGTGTACAAACACCAGAAGATAGGCAAACTGGTCGGTATGCCTGTGCCGGGAACAATGACAAGCGTATCTTGGGAAACATTGCAAGACCCTTCACTGGTATTCGGTATTCCTATTATCGGTTATCGTCTGCCGGATGGAAGTTATCTGGAAAATAGCCAGTTAGAGCCTGATATTAAGGTTGCCAATAGCCCTGAAACGGTAGTGAAAGGGGAAGATATGCAACTGAAAACGGCTGTTGACGAATTGCTTAAAGAGATAGACAGTCAGAATAGATAG